A genomic stretch from Setaria viridis chromosome 1, Setaria_viridis_v4.0, whole genome shotgun sequence includes:
- the LOC117833511 gene encoding uncharacterized protein has product MATLQSPMIRKQKDQADQEANVAKDNDAGNNAAGTFSWLTLLGFLFLTFNSLMAVVRSQGDRMAIAFVIFSYADLVALFVCVMVYERAGAGSSKREWLKVAIWILTTLLTLAFSYKVAVVMPPPVAVLVWLMAFATIAGGFVAFFIYKEKK; this is encoded by the coding sequence ATGGCCACACTCCAATCACCTATGATCAGGAAGCAGAAGGATCAAGCCGATCAGGAGGCGAACGTTGCCAAAGACAACGATGCGGGCAACAATGCCGCCGGGACCTTCTCCTGGCTGACGCTCCTCGGGTTCCTCTTCCTCACATTTAACTCACTCATGGCTGTCGTTCGGTCCCAAGGGGACAGGATGGCCATCGCCTTCGTCATTTTCTCCTACGCCGATCTAGTGGCACTCTTCGTCTGCGTGATGGTATACGAGCGCGCCGGTGCTGGCTCGTCAAAGAGGGAGTGGCTCAAGGTCGCCATCTGGATATTAACAACTCTACTGACGCTCGCCTTCTCCTATAAGGTTGCGGTCGTCATGCCCCCGCCGGTAGCAGTTCTGGTATGGCTGATGGCCTTCGCGACCATTGCTGGAGGCTTCGTCGCCTTCTTCATTTACAAAGAGAAGAAGTGA